One Helicobacter cetorum MIT 00-7128 DNA window includes the following coding sequences:
- a CDS encoding formate dehydrogenase subunit gamma, with translation MKKIKAALLFLGGLCPFLSATPLDSERVLGILNYGQTQTQQLGTIWTLLQGQYFTWLYVAVFFGVILGFVAHYLAIGAKTFNHNETKITFFNLFNRIIHWISAIGFILLVPTGLIMIWGDFFGGGAFVRVCRILHSIGCVIFTIAVLPMFLMWVKDMFFKVADLQWLLIMGGYLSKEKREVPAYKFNAGQKMWFWVATLGGLVMIASGAILYFNNLNLSFLASSLGIYQISLLRLVALIHNFLGLVIIGLFITHLYMSLFAIKGSLHSMINGKKEIEEVKILHSLYYKEKIKG, from the coding sequence ATGAAAAAGATTAAAGCCGCTCTTTTGTTTTTAGGGGGGTTATGCCCCTTTTTAAGTGCTACGCCCCTAGATTCAGAAAGGGTTCTAGGGATTTTAAACTATGGACAAACTCAAACACAACAATTAGGCACAATATGGACTCTTTTGCAAGGGCAATATTTTACATGGCTATATGTAGCGGTATTTTTTGGCGTGATTTTAGGCTTTGTGGCTCATTATTTAGCTATTGGAGCAAAAACCTTTAATCATAACGAAACAAAAATCACTTTTTTTAATCTTTTTAATCGCATTATCCATTGGATTAGCGCTATAGGCTTTATTTTATTAGTGCCAACTGGACTGATTATGATTTGGGGCGATTTTTTTGGCGGTGGGGCGTTTGTTAGGGTGTGTAGAATTTTACACTCTATTGGGTGCGTGATTTTTACCATAGCAGTGTTGCCTATGTTTTTAATGTGGGTTAAGGACATGTTTTTTAAAGTAGCGGATTTACAATGGCTACTCATTATGGGAGGCTATCTCTCTAAAGAAAAGAGAGAGGTGCCGGCTTATAAATTTAATGCCGGACAGAAAATGTGGTTTTGGGTAGCGACCTTAGGGGGCTTAGTAATGATTGCTAGTGGGGCGATTTTGTATTTTAATAACCTTAACTTAAGCTTTCTAGCCTCTAGTTTAGGTATTTATCAAATTTCACTTTTAAGATTAGTGGCACTCATTCATAATTTCTTAGGTTTAGTCATTATAGGGCTATTCATCACGCATTTATACATGTCTCTTTTTGCCATTAAAGGCTCTTTGCATTCTATGATAAATGGCAAAAAAGAAATAGAAGAAGTTAAGATTTTGCATAGTTTGTATTATAAGGAAAAGATTAAGGGGTAG